Proteins encoded within one genomic window of Pseudalkalibacillus sp. SCS-8:
- a CDS encoding STAS domain-containing protein gives MSHEFTKDMEVTKALGGGSLIGIPIYYSDGENYGTLCGMDLRPHKFTEEHIELFKAMASLLGNVLDLDKANSKVQTLSVPLVPISQEIAILPIIGDVDEERTDRIMEITLAESTDRQLEYLILDLSGLVNIDSNSTINLMKIGKTLKLLGVQAIITGIRPELAIKTIQGNSDFEQLIVKANLEQALNYIGYSLVKD, from the coding sequence TTGTCGCATGAGTTTACAAAGGACATGGAAGTTACGAAAGCATTAGGTGGCGGGTCGTTGATTGGTATACCAATCTACTACAGTGATGGTGAAAATTACGGTACTCTATGCGGGATGGATCTTAGACCGCATAAATTCACTGAAGAACATATTGAACTTTTTAAAGCCATGGCTAGTTTACTAGGGAATGTGCTTGATTTAGATAAAGCAAACTCGAAGGTTCAAACGTTATCTGTTCCATTGGTACCAATCTCACAAGAAATTGCCATACTTCCGATCATTGGGGATGTTGATGAAGAACGTACGGACAGAATTATGGAAATTACCTTAGCTGAAAGCACGGATAGGCAGTTAGAGTACCTTATTCTCGATTTGTCCGGCCTTGTGAATATTGATTCGAACAGTACAATCAATCTTATGAAGATTGGAAAAACATTGAAACTATTAGGTGTACAAGCCATCATCACCGGTATCCGTCCGGAACTTGCCATAAAAACCATTCAAGGAAATAGTGATTTTGAGCAACTCATCGTTAAAGCAAATCTTGAACAAGCATTAAATTATATCGGATACAGTCTTGTAAAAGATTAA
- a CDS encoding FAD-binding oxidoreductase — MKKYVVIGSGILGASTAYHLAKSGMDVTLVDRKDQGQATEAAAGIVCPWLSQRRNKAWYRLVKGGARYYPQLIDQLERDGESDTGYKRVGAISLHTDEKKLDKIVERALARREDAPEIGEVTRLTPEETKALFPPLSEGIGSVHVSGAARVNGRALRDALIRAAEKHGTTIMRGDACLSYEGARVTGVQVEGQEILADSVMLTTGAWSKELLKPFGYRYNLHSQRAQIIHLEMPGLDTSTWPVVMPPNNQYLLSFEGGRVVVGATHEDDVGFDYRATAGGMQEILSKAIEIAPGLSDSTFLETKVGFRPYTPGFLPIIGTVPGVDGLLIANGLGASGLTSGPYLGFQLARLALGEQLEIDLEDYPVSGALEEI, encoded by the coding sequence ATGAAAAAATATGTCGTCATTGGATCAGGAATTTTAGGAGCTTCCACAGCTTACCATCTAGCAAAGTCGGGTATGGATGTTACGTTAGTTGATCGAAAAGACCAAGGGCAAGCGACCGAAGCTGCAGCAGGAATCGTCTGTCCATGGCTTTCCCAGAGGCGAAACAAGGCTTGGTATCGGCTCGTCAAAGGCGGAGCGAGGTATTACCCACAATTAATCGATCAACTAGAACGAGATGGCGAATCAGATACGGGTTATAAGCGTGTTGGCGCGATAAGCCTTCATACCGATGAGAAAAAGTTAGATAAGATTGTGGAAAGGGCTTTGGCTCGAAGAGAGGACGCGCCTGAAATCGGGGAAGTTACTCGATTGACACCAGAAGAGACGAAAGCTCTCTTTCCACCTTTATCAGAAGGGATTGGATCGGTACATGTAAGTGGTGCAGCTCGAGTCAACGGGCGTGCCTTACGTGATGCTTTAATTCGTGCTGCAGAAAAGCATGGTACAACTATTATGAGAGGGGATGCATGTCTGTCATACGAAGGGGCTCGAGTGACGGGTGTACAAGTTGAAGGGCAGGAAATCCTTGCAGATAGCGTTATGTTAACGACTGGGGCTTGGTCTAAAGAGTTGCTGAAGCCATTTGGCTACAGGTATAATCTCCATTCTCAGCGTGCGCAAATCATTCATTTAGAAATGCCTGGATTGGATACGAGTACGTGGCCTGTCGTCATGCCACCGAATAACCAGTATCTCCTCAGTTTTGAAGGTGGAAGAGTGGTGGTTGGAGCTACTCATGAGGATGATGTCGGATTTGACTATAGAGCGACTGCAGGAGGTATGCAGGAGATATTGAGTAAAGCGATTGAGATTGCCCCAGGGTTGTCAGACAGTACATTTTTAGAAACGAAAGTAGGCTTCAGACCCTACACACCAGGATTTCTGCCGATCATTGGAACAGTTCCTGGAGTGGATGGACTCTTGATTGCAAATGGTCTTGGAGCGTCAGGTCTGACAAGTGGACCGTATCTAGGATTCCAGCTTGCAAGACTTGCTTTAGGGGAACAGCTTGAAATTGATTTGGAGGATTATCCGGTGAGCGGGGCATTAGAGGAGATATAA
- a CDS encoding SDR family oxidoreductase: protein MSVFSIDALENRHIIITGASGGIGSETARAVVKMGGTVTITARDTKKLDLLKQELSEFTPPDNIYVHTADLTDEEALKHLVHIAEEELGPIYGLVNCAGISGGTIVEDTTKDELEYIMELNYTSAVMLTKLVYQHMKKHQKGVIVNVSSLSGLRGTYGNTAYAGSKFALIGFTHSFALEAIHHGVRVNAVCPGYVNTQMGIRAIEKRAKRNNRSFEDQLALITSEYPSGKLIEPEEVANTIVYLMTDAAPNIIGESVKISGGTVLR, encoded by the coding sequence ATGAGCGTTTTTTCAATTGATGCACTTGAAAATCGACATATTATCATTACGGGTGCAAGCGGCGGAATTGGAAGCGAAACTGCAAGGGCTGTCGTGAAGATGGGTGGTACAGTTACCATTACAGCACGAGATACCAAAAAGTTGGATTTACTTAAACAAGAACTAAGTGAATTCACCCCTCCAGATAATATATACGTACATACAGCTGACTTAACCGATGAAGAAGCATTGAAACACCTTGTTCATATAGCAGAAGAAGAGCTCGGCCCAATTTACGGTTTAGTCAATTGTGCTGGAATCTCCGGTGGCACGATTGTAGAAGATACCACGAAAGACGAATTAGAGTACATCATGGAATTGAATTATACCTCGGCTGTGATGCTGACCAAGCTTGTCTATCAACATATGAAAAAGCATCAAAAGGGTGTCATCGTTAATGTGTCGTCACTATCTGGACTGAGGGGAACGTATGGCAATACCGCTTATGCAGGTTCGAAATTCGCTCTGATTGGTTTTACGCACTCGTTTGCTTTGGAAGCGATTCATCATGGGGTTCGAGTAAATGCGGTTTGTCCCGGGTACGTCAATACACAAATGGGGATAAGGGCAATCGAAAAGCGTGCAAAACGGAACAACAGGAGTTTTGAGGATCAGCTAGCCCTCATAACCAGTGAGTATCCTTCAGGTAAGCTGATTGAACCTGAAGAGGTAGCGAATACAATCGTCTATTTGATGACAGATGCAGCTCCGAATATTATTGGTGAATCAGTAAAAATATCGGGGGGAACCGTATTACGGTGA
- a CDS encoding bile acid:sodium symporter family protein produces MKVLERISRIAGKYFAVWVIAVALLAYIMPGPFIGLGSYITILLGVVMFGMGLTLKPVDFKLILKKPVPVFIGVAAQYIIMPLIAWGIAYLMGLPPALAAGLVLLGSVPGGTASNVMVYLAKGDLALSVSMTSLSTMLAPIFTPLILLALAGQWLPIDPIALFMSIIQVIILPITLGIILRRFFPRTVEKGATIVPMISVIAIIVIVSAVVSANVESITTSGLLIFSAVMLHNLLGLLLGYSVAGLMKLDESKRRAISIEVGMQNSGLGVALAAAHFGPLAALPNVIAAVWHNISGPVLATYWSKKKMNEHREHLADQKARVRHTGS; encoded by the coding sequence ATGAAGGTACTGGAGCGCATCAGTCGTATAGCAGGTAAATATTTTGCAGTCTGGGTCATTGCAGTAGCACTCCTTGCATATATCATGCCCGGTCCATTCATCGGGTTAGGGAGCTATATTACGATTTTACTTGGTGTCGTCATGTTCGGTATGGGATTAACGTTGAAACCTGTAGACTTTAAACTGATTCTCAAAAAACCAGTTCCTGTTTTTATCGGTGTAGCAGCCCAATACATCATCATGCCTTTGATTGCATGGGGCATTGCGTACTTGATGGGACTTCCGCCTGCATTGGCTGCAGGATTGGTGCTGTTAGGTTCAGTACCAGGTGGGACAGCCTCCAACGTCATGGTTTATCTTGCAAAAGGAGATCTTGCACTTTCGGTATCCATGACCTCTTTGTCCACGATGCTTGCACCCATTTTCACACCATTGATTTTATTAGCGCTAGCGGGACAATGGCTTCCAATCGATCCTATTGCTTTATTTATGTCGATTATTCAAGTCATCATCCTTCCGATAACATTGGGGATCATCCTCCGAAGGTTCTTTCCTCGGACGGTGGAAAAGGGTGCAACAATCGTACCGATGATTTCAGTCATTGCGATCATTGTGATTGTTTCGGCTGTCGTGAGTGCGAATGTGGAAAGCATTACAACATCCGGGCTTTTGATTTTCTCAGCAGTCATGCTGCATAATTTGCTCGGTCTACTATTGGGTTATTCGGTAGCTGGTCTTATGAAGCTTGATGAAAGTAAGAGAAGGGCGATTTCCATCGAAGTTGGTATGCAAAACTCTGGGTTAGGCGTTGCTTTAGCTGCTGCGCACTTCGGTCCTTTGGCTGCCCTGCCGAATGTCATCGCTGCCGTATGGCACAACATCTCAGGACCGGTCCTGGCAACCTATTGGTCGAAGAAAAAAATGAATGAACACCGTGAACATTTGGCAGATCAAAAAGCCAGAGTACGGCATACAGGAAGCTGA
- the fdhD gene encoding formate dehydrogenase accessory sulfurtransferase FdhD translates to MDEQITSTRKIIAFEKGERIEKEDVIVTEFPLTIVLNGHEFATMVCTPTYLNEMVIGFLASEGVIRFYDRDITSITIDENKGFAYVETSSQITPSISNQTKRFIGSCCGKSRQSFYFQNDVKTAKTSMSKQTITYQQCIQLMKELQSSSRTFQATGGVHNAAICTPDTIIQARTDIGRHNALDKLYGHCLKHRINVQDKILVFSGRISSEILLKAAKIGVGILLSKSAPTELALQAAEELNITTVGFIRGDRLNVYTHPDRIIL, encoded by the coding sequence ATGGATGAACAGATCACTTCTACTCGAAAAATTATTGCCTTTGAGAAAGGTGAAAGAATAGAAAAAGAGGATGTCATCGTGACCGAGTTTCCCCTGACCATTGTACTGAACGGTCATGAATTTGCTACAATGGTATGTACACCAACATATTTAAACGAGATGGTCATCGGTTTCCTGGCTTCTGAAGGGGTTATCCGTTTTTATGATCGTGATATCACTTCCATTACGATTGATGAGAACAAGGGATTTGCTTATGTTGAAACATCTTCTCAAATAACCCCTTCGATCAGTAACCAGACTAAACGGTTTATCGGTTCTTGCTGTGGGAAGAGCAGACAATCGTTTTATTTTCAAAACGATGTCAAAACAGCAAAGACCTCGATGAGTAAACAGACGATTACCTATCAACAATGCATACAGCTTATGAAGGAACTGCAGTCATCCAGTAGAACCTTTCAAGCTACTGGAGGCGTACACAATGCTGCGATCTGTACACCAGATACGATTATTCAAGCAAGAACAGACATCGGGAGGCATAACGCGCTTGATAAACTATATGGTCATTGCTTGAAGCATCGGATAAATGTCCAAGATAAAATTCTCGTATTCAGTGGACGCATTTCTTCAGAAATATTATTGAAAGCAGCCAAAATAGGTGTTGGCATCCTCCTATCCAAATCAGCTCCTACTGAGCTTGCCCTTCAAGCAGCCGAGGAATTGAACATAACGACAGTCGGTTTCATCAGAGGAGACCGCCTGAACGTCTATACACATCCAGATCGTATCATTCTTTAA
- a CDS encoding VOC family protein translates to MNGMQIHHIGIETNCLEQSITFYERLGFKVTDEMELLGEMLVFLTIGDLCIELVAVDKDLTQSSNMHIALQVGNLEEFIQQNDDIVVEEGPFLLENGWRTAFVHAPSGEQIELIQMK, encoded by the coding sequence ATGAATGGGATGCAGATTCATCATATCGGGATTGAAACAAATTGCCTGGAACAATCGATCACGTTCTATGAAAGGCTCGGTTTTAAGGTTACCGACGAGATGGAACTGCTTGGAGAAATGCTCGTCTTTCTCACCATAGGAGATTTGTGTATCGAACTGGTTGCGGTTGATAAAGATTTGACACAGTCTTCTAACATGCATATCGCCCTACAGGTAGGTAACCTAGAAGAATTTATTCAACAAAACGATGACATCGTTGTGGAAGAGGGTCCATTTCTTCTGGAAAACGGTTGGAGGACAGCATTTGTGCATGCACCAAGCGGTGAACAAATTGAATTGATTCAAATGAAATAA
- the moaA gene encoding GTP 3',8-cyclase MoaA: protein MNVYDVHQRPLRDLRISVTDRCNFRCHYCMPAEIFGPDYEFLKKNMLLSFEEITRLARLFRQTSGIKKLRITGGEPLMRRDLPTLIQMLSTIDGIDDIAMTTNGSLLPKFAEELKEAGLNRVTISLDTLDNDRFKKINGRNVSVETVLKGVQAASDAGLSIKMNMVVQRGVNEEDIIPMAKYFREQGHILRFIEYMDVGNSNGWKMDDVFSKKEIIDHIHQVMPIEPIEPNYPGEVATRYRYIGSNEEIGIISSVTDAFCSTCNRARLSAEGKLFTCLFSAKGHDLRGPLRNDLTDKEMIEYIERIWTNRRDRYSEERTNHTKKSSKVEMSHIGG from the coding sequence ATGAATGTCTATGATGTTCATCAACGCCCTCTTCGTGATCTAAGAATATCTGTGACGGACCGTTGCAATTTCCGTTGTCACTATTGTATGCCTGCGGAGATATTCGGGCCAGATTACGAGTTTTTAAAGAAAAACATGCTCTTAAGCTTTGAAGAGATCACGAGATTGGCTCGCCTTTTTCGTCAAACGTCAGGGATTAAGAAACTGAGAATTACTGGTGGCGAACCTCTTATGCGAAGAGACCTGCCTACCTTGATTCAAATGCTTTCTACTATTGATGGCATTGATGACATTGCCATGACGACAAATGGTTCGCTCTTGCCTAAATTTGCAGAAGAATTAAAGGAAGCTGGATTGAACCGTGTCACCATCAGTCTAGATACACTGGATAATGATCGTTTCAAGAAAATAAACGGAAGAAATGTTTCAGTAGAGACCGTTCTTAAAGGTGTACAAGCTGCAAGTGATGCAGGCTTATCCATTAAAATGAACATGGTCGTCCAAAGGGGTGTAAATGAAGAGGATATCATTCCGATGGCGAAATATTTCAGAGAACAAGGTCACATTCTCCGATTCATCGAATATATGGATGTCGGAAATTCGAATGGTTGGAAAATGGATGATGTGTTTTCAAAGAAAGAAATTATTGATCATATCCATCAGGTTATGCCGATTGAGCCCATAGAGCCGAATTATCCAGGTGAGGTCGCGACCAGGTATCGTTACATTGGCTCGAATGAGGAAATCGGAATCATCTCTTCCGTTACAGATGCCTTTTGTTCAACGTGTAATCGAGCGCGATTATCTGCTGAAGGAAAGTTATTTACGTGCTTATTCTCAGCTAAAGGACATGACTTGCGGGGACCATTACGGAACGACTTAACGGATAAGGAAATGATTGAATATATCGAGCGGATATGGACGAATCGTAGAGATCGGTATTCTGAGGAAAGAACAAACCATACGAAGAAGTCTTCAAAAGTTGAAATGTCTCATATAGGCGGATAA
- a CDS encoding sigma factor encodes MRKDSLDRLYEEYAHDVFRYLFSLSRDDGIAEDIMQETFYRAYLEIEQLTDEKIKPREKQDYGIGLISISALMDIFFAINEVYRFTTMLLRVKCYCLVNTSVCFQEKGLTQRNADLFST; translated from the coding sequence ATGCGGAAAGATTCATTGGATCGACTTTATGAAGAATATGCTCATGATGTTTTTCGCTATCTGTTCTCACTATCAAGGGATGATGGAATAGCAGAAGATATCATGCAGGAAACCTTTTATCGTGCCTATTTAGAAATTGAGCAGCTGACGGATGAAAAAATTAAACCTAGGGAGAAACAAGATTATGGAATTGGGTTGATATCCATTAGTGCTCTAATGGATATTTTTTTCGCAATAAATGAGGTTTATCGGTTTACAACAATGTTGCTTAGGGTAAAGTGTTACTGTTTAGTAAATACCAGCGTTTGTTTTCAGGAAAAGGGATTGACTCAGAGAAATGCGGACCTTTTCTCTACTTAA
- a CDS encoding SDR family oxidoreductase has protein sequence MNEKQVVMITGASKGLGRAVARAFAMNGADLAICARGEVKLLEVEKELKALGAEVLAVTADASDARDIERFVSLTETHYGKIDVLINNASKLGPSPMPFLSDYPTDAFMEVIRVNAGGPFQLIKRVLPGMLQRRIGSIINVTSEAGNVGYAGWGAYGISKFALEGMTGIWADEVSDTGVRINMVDPGEMNTEMHELAVPDCDYELAEPEDLTDVFVYLASNESKENGERLEAKRFVAQKG, from the coding sequence ATGAATGAAAAACAAGTTGTCATGATCACGGGTGCGTCTAAAGGGTTGGGAAGAGCAGTGGCCAGAGCTTTTGCAATGAATGGTGCCGATCTTGCCATTTGTGCTAGAGGAGAGGTGAAGCTCCTGGAGGTTGAAAAGGAGCTGAAAGCATTAGGAGCAGAAGTTTTAGCTGTGACAGCAGATGCTTCGGATGCAAGAGATATCGAGCGTTTTGTTTCATTGACGGAAACTCATTATGGAAAAATTGATGTCCTTATTAATAATGCTTCTAAGCTTGGACCAAGCCCAATGCCATTTCTATCTGATTATCCTACTGATGCTTTCATGGAAGTCATTCGAGTTAATGCCGGAGGACCTTTCCAGCTGATTAAACGTGTACTACCGGGAATGCTGCAGCGAAGAATTGGTTCCATCATTAATGTCACTTCAGAAGCTGGCAATGTCGGATATGCTGGATGGGGGGCTTATGGGATATCAAAGTTTGCTCTTGAAGGAATGACAGGAATCTGGGCTGACGAAGTTTCGGATACAGGAGTACGGATCAATATGGTCGACCCGGGTGAAATGAACACGGAAATGCACGAGCTCGCAGTGCCGGATTGTGATTATGAATTAGCCGAGCCTGAAGATTTGACTGATGTATTCGTCTATCTTGCCTCAAATGAATCAAAAGAGAATGGCGAGCGATTAGAAGCCAAACGGTTTGTCGCTCAAAAGGGGTGA
- a CDS encoding FAD-binding oxidoreductase — MNATTDMLVEELKGFLREDQVSKNETVLEQHSRDESYHDPHTPDIVVFPESTEEVRDIVKMADKYETPIVPFGIGSSLEGHVIPYDKGITIDFSLMNKVLEIRERDFLVKVQPGVTRMQLNKELKKYGLFFSVDPGADATLGGMAATNASGTTSVKYGVMRDQVRDLEVVLPDGEVIHTGNMAQKSSSGYNLNSLFVGSEGTLGCITELTLRVYGIPEHIVAGRATFPTVDNAVEAVVSILQAGVPIARVELVDEASIKQTNLYSETTYQEKPTLFLEFHGNEPGLQHDVAFTKEIVADHGCKEIEFEEDNAARNKLWDARHNLAYAFIHGHPGKKQMVTDVCVPITELAGAIKHARKTIDELGLFGGLLGHVGDGNYHAIVMIDRDDPEVVKSEQLNEAIVEYALQRGGTCTGEHGVGVGKMKYQQREHGKALHVMEKIKMTIDPKEIMNPHKLIHTKKEQR, encoded by the coding sequence ATGAACGCGACAACGGATATGCTAGTTGAAGAATTGAAAGGCTTTTTACGAGAGGATCAAGTTTCGAAGAATGAAACGGTTTTGGAGCAGCATAGTCGGGATGAGTCTTATCACGATCCCCATACTCCTGACATCGTCGTTTTTCCGGAATCGACTGAAGAAGTAAGAGACATTGTGAAAATGGCTGACAAGTATGAAACGCCGATCGTTCCCTTCGGAATTGGTTCCAGCTTGGAAGGACATGTCATTCCTTACGATAAGGGCATCACAATCGATTTTTCTCTAATGAACAAGGTGCTTGAAATAAGAGAGAGGGACTTCCTTGTTAAAGTACAACCCGGTGTGACACGGATGCAGCTGAATAAAGAGTTGAAGAAATACGGGCTGTTCTTCTCAGTGGATCCTGGAGCAGATGCAACACTCGGTGGAATGGCAGCAACGAATGCCAGCGGGACGACATCTGTCAAATATGGTGTGATGCGTGACCAAGTGCGCGATTTGGAAGTCGTCCTTCCTGATGGAGAAGTGATACATACTGGAAATATGGCGCAAAAATCTTCCTCCGGGTATAACTTGAACAGCCTTTTCGTTGGATCGGAAGGTACACTTGGCTGTATTACGGAATTGACACTGCGGGTGTACGGGATACCTGAACACATTGTAGCTGGAAGGGCGACATTCCCTACTGTGGATAACGCAGTCGAAGCTGTGGTCTCCATCTTACAGGCGGGCGTTCCAATCGCGAGGGTAGAGCTTGTCGATGAAGCGTCTATCAAACAAACCAATCTATACAGTGAAACCACGTATCAGGAGAAGCCGACATTGTTTCTCGAATTCCATGGAAATGAACCCGGGCTCCAACATGATGTTGCGTTCACAAAGGAAATCGTTGCAGATCATGGGTGTAAGGAAATTGAATTTGAAGAGGATAATGCGGCGCGTAACAAATTGTGGGATGCCAGACATAACCTTGCCTATGCTTTCATTCATGGCCATCCAGGTAAAAAACAAATGGTCACGGATGTCTGTGTACCCATTACCGAATTAGCTGGAGCAATCAAGCATGCTAGAAAGACAATAGATGAATTAGGACTTTTTGGTGGTCTACTGGGCCATGTTGGAGATGGAAATTATCATGCGATCGTCATGATTGATCGAGATGATCCAGAAGTAGTGAAGTCTGAGCAGTTGAATGAAGCGATTGTCGAGTATGCGTTACAACGAGGTGGTACGTGTACAGGTGAGCATGGTGTAGGGGTTGGAAAAATGAAATACCAACAGCGGGAACATGGCAAAGCCCTTCATGTGATGGAAAAAATAAAAATGACGATTGACCCTAAGGAGATCATGAATCCTCATAAACTCATCCATACGAAAAAGGAGCAACGATGA
- a CDS encoding cold-shock protein has product MAFFSKNQQEPIPEVETKVWSCTNQDCSGWMRDGLSFESEPVCPLCQSSMESEVRILPQLS; this is encoded by the coding sequence ATGGCATTTTTCTCGAAGAATCAGCAGGAACCAATTCCTGAAGTAGAGACGAAAGTCTGGAGTTGTACAAACCAGGATTGTTCTGGTTGGATGAGAGACGGTTTATCGTTCGAAAGCGAACCAGTTTGTCCACTCTGCCAATCATCGATGGAATCGGAAGTAAGGATCTTACCTCAGTTATCATAA
- a CDS encoding HU family DNA-binding protein, with amino-acid sequence MNKRDLIQHVAEQTGLSKKHSTTAVNAVIDAITQKLTDGENVQLIGFGSFEVRHRQARKGRNPQTGEVIQIEATRTPAFKPGKQLKEAVRA; translated from the coding sequence ATGAACAAACGTGATTTAATCCAACATGTTGCTGAACAAACTGGTCTTTCCAAGAAACATTCCACGACAGCTGTCAATGCGGTTATCGATGCGATTACACAAAAACTAACAGATGGTGAGAATGTCCAATTGATCGGGTTTGGTAGTTTTGAAGTACGCCACCGCCAGGCTCGAAAAGGACGAAATCCACAGACAGGTGAAGTCATTCAAATCGAAGCGACTCGTACACCAGCTTTCAAACCTGGTAAACAGCTTAAAGAAGCTGTACGTGCCTAG
- a CDS encoding S-adenosylmethionine:tRNA ribosyltransferase-isomerase produces MALAAKNPIEFHLPTELNAVGPPESMGGRRDDVKLLILDRKTGGIHHDRFNNIDEHFKPGDLLILNISRTLPASFKVNIRRGNQIIASEVEVRLGQRKSNSVWKVLFIHFTVQKGDEIIFSRILKAVVRSKNKSTPLVTICFSLRGKELYNQLYLLGEPIRYEYIQHDWPLTAYQTVYGTVPGSVEMVSAGRAFSWELLLRLKKRGVGLATITLHTGLSYYGNDQWHVGPADSLEEYEVPANTIEAIKETKLRGGKVIAVGTTVVRAVESAVDTQGVPVEKKGWTNLHIDETFSLNVVNGLLTGFHEPKASHLDMLSAFIKPHLLKAAYQKAIDHKYLWHEFGDINLILERDNE; encoded by the coding sequence ATGGCGCTCGCTGCGAAGAATCCAATTGAATTCCACTTGCCAACGGAGTTGAATGCGGTAGGGCCTCCAGAATCGATGGGGGGACGAAGGGATGACGTGAAGCTTCTCATTCTTGACCGGAAAACGGGAGGGATCCATCATGATCGATTTAACAATATAGATGAACATTTTAAACCTGGGGATCTATTGATTTTGAACATCAGCAGGACTCTCCCGGCTTCTTTTAAGGTGAATATACGAAGGGGCAACCAAATCATTGCTTCTGAGGTCGAAGTTCGATTAGGACAAAGGAAAAGCAATTCTGTCTGGAAGGTCTTGTTCATCCATTTTACCGTGCAAAAGGGCGATGAAATCATTTTCTCTCGGATTTTGAAAGCCGTGGTTCGGTCTAAAAATAAGAGCACTCCATTGGTCACCATCTGTTTTTCCCTGAGGGGAAAGGAGTTGTATAATCAGCTCTATCTCCTGGGTGAACCGATCCGGTATGAGTATATTCAGCATGATTGGCCTTTAACTGCTTACCAAACGGTTTATGGAACCGTTCCTGGTTCAGTGGAAATGGTATCGGCTGGTCGAGCCTTCAGCTGGGAGTTGTTATTACGATTGAAAAAAAGAGGGGTAGGTCTTGCAACCATTACGCTTCATACAGGACTCAGCTATTATGGGAATGATCAATGGCATGTCGGACCAGCTGATAGTCTTGAAGAGTATGAAGTTCCCGCAAATACGATTGAAGCTATCAAGGAAACGAAGCTAAGGGGAGGTAAAGTCATTGCTGTAGGGACGACGGTGGTGAGAGCGGTTGAATCAGCGGTTGATACCCAAGGTGTACCTGTAGAGAAGAAGGGATGGACGAATTTGCATATTGATGAAACATTCTCACTGAATGTAGTCAATGGCCTCCTGACAGGATTTCATGAACCGAAGGCTAGTCATCTTGATATGCTGTCCGCCTTCATCAAGCCCCATTTATTGAAAGCTGCATATCAAAAGGCTATCGATCATAAGTATCTTTGGCATGAATTTGGTGATATCAATTTGATTTTGGAGAGGGACAATGAATGA